A window from Salvia miltiorrhiza cultivar Shanhuang (shh) chromosome 2, IMPLAD_Smil_shh, whole genome shotgun sequence encodes these proteins:
- the LOC131008273 gene encoding uncharacterized protein LOC131008273 gives MLGWNVRGLTDETKLLLKEHCASFSPLVVGILEPKMAFHNCPASFWRSLNVVPCHQNSRVDMCSNIWVFVHPVVSVRIELSTDQVVLLSCVWLHHNFRVAVVHGSNSHIERRTLWLDLLNYFDGQTVFIGDFNAVKGAHERISTRLPNAAACREFNDFIAATGFVEPQTSGLRFTWSGRRFMPSHVESVLDRAIVSTSFSDSWQSITSHALPRVTSDHAPLVLICCQAQQTSRRFFKFLHMWTSHPDFESFVENSWRDPMDTRCPIYRVMFKLKRLRKELQNWNRTVFGNVDISIATAQQELLEIQAQISQEGYTDALFDAEVLAQAKINVSLSRKSSLLRQKCRVKWLHDGDRNNSFFHSLLRYKKRSYMIAHLEINNQMVYDQDEIGGHIVQFFTSLFAEDQTAEVDIVQIEAVIDHKVSSAKNALLSRIPDQEEITAAVFDMDPHSAAGPDGFCGRFYHACWSIIKQDIWEAVRNFFVASYLPTGCNSNTLILIPKKETVNSVADLRPIVLSNFLFKIISKVLATRLSGVAAEMVSKHQYGFVRGRSIHDCIMLGSEGVNCLKRSHGGVNMACKIDIRKAFDTLRWDFLLKVLRAGGYSETFIRWIAIILRSARLSILYNSNLCGYFQCSRGVRQGDPLSPILFGIAEDVLSVLFQNCVDSGNLVPMKLTRGTAFPTHLLYADDILVFGRATTANARKITHILEFYGSISGQICSMEKSHVYFGDKTPNRLRRHIINILNFRKGSLPFNYLGVPIFSGRVKASFLRAIHDRIILKFARWKGMQLSMAGRICLVKSVIQSSITHSMMVYRWPRSLIKDLDLKCRNFIWTGDVSKRPSCPVSWARVCAIKEEGGLGIRSFDIMNKSYLMKMAWNIIGGHCFSHQIMRSRYLTPLCRPTKAAASSIWLGLRQEIPELLDEAYCYVGAGTSINFWKDDWLGYSLVKRCGVSDFLLETLTCSVADYYYEGIWHFTQNFLNVFPEIICDILLLPVGEGSDDRFWKSSVHGTVSAAAAFSKRCHGFPIVKWGSWIWENFIPVRRSLLCWRLIHNRLPTFDCLIKQGLILPNFCCFCYRSGESIDHLFWQCSELRHVWEEFLNWFNFNGEHVDIHGFLVAAWNHKPSSQVLTYWKAGIIYLLWAIWHQRNECVFKGKVYSSQRLLQHIRVAFKEVEANFSKLGCMNNSWSDYLIIRRIGVATRASPPPIFVNVHWWPPILQWIKVNTDGSTLGAPGKIAAGGVFRDNHGCVRGCFHQDGGKGFAFEAELLAVILAIQIAHERNWRFLWVESDSTYIVNLFGSRDYLVPWRFVAAWKKTLGLLRDFNLQVTHIYREGNKPADIMASEVVPNGWWLHAIEAIKTAVGLDMASHSHVRLRY, from the coding sequence atGCTTGGTTGGAACGTCCGTGGGCTCACTGATGAAACCAAACTTCTTCTGAAAGAGCATTGTGCCTCTTTTTCGCCGTTGGTGGTCGGTATTCTGGAACCTAAAATGGCTTTTCATAATTGTCCTGCTTCTTTTTGGCGTTCTTTGAATGTGGTTCCTTGTCATCAGAACTCCAGAGTTGATATgtgttcgaatatttgggtgTTCGTTCATCCTGTTGTTTCTGTCAGAATTGAGTTATCTACTGATCAGGTTGTTTTATTGAGTTGTGTTTGGCTTCATCATAACTTTAGGGTTGCTGTGGTTCACGGCTCAAACTCTCATATTGAACGGCGCACTCTGTGGCTAGATTTGCTGAATTATTTTGATGGTCAGACGGTTTTCATTGGTGATTTCAATGCTGTTAAGGGAGCTCATGAACGGATTAGCACCCGTCTCCCAAATGCAGCTGCTTGCAGAGAGTTCAATGATTTTATTGCTGCTACTGGGTTTGTTGAGCCCCAGACTTCTGGTCTTCGATTTACTTGGTCGGGCCGGAGGTTTATGCCTTCTCATGTTGAGTCAGTTCTTGACAGGGCCATTGTTTCGACTTCTTTCTCAGATAGCTGGCAGTCTATAACGTCACATGCTCTTCCCCGTGTGACGTCTGATCATGCACCATTGGTGCTTATTTGTTGCCAAGCTCAGCAGACTAGTCGTCGTTTCTTCAAGTTCTTACATATGTGGACTAGTCATCCGGATTTTGAGAGTTTCGTTGAGAATTCTTGGCGGGACCCGATGGACACGCGATGTCCGATTTATAGGGTTATGTTTAAACTTAAACGGCTGCGAAAGGAGCTGCAAAATTGGAATAGAACTGTCTTTGGGAATGTTGATATTTCAATCGCTACTGCGCAGCAGGAGTTATTGGAGATTCAGGCTCAGATTTCACAGGAAGGGTATACAGATGCGCTTTTTGACGCAGAGGTTTTAGCTCAGGCGAAAATTAATGTGTCTTTATCCAGAAAGAGTAGTCTGCTTCGTCAAAAATGTAGAGTCAAGTGGCTGCATGATGGAGATCGGAATAACTCGTTTTTTCACTCCCTGCTTCGTTACAAGAAGAGATCTTATATGATTGCCCATCTTGAGATTAATAATCAGATGGTTTATGATCAGGATGAGATTGGTGGTCATATTGTCCAGTTTTTTACTAGTCTCTTTGCTGAAGATCAGACAGCTGAGGTGGATATTGTGCAGATTGAGGCTGTAATTGATCACAAGGTTTCCTCCGCTAAGAATGCCTTACTGTCTAGGATTCCTGATCAGGAGGAGATTACCGCTGCGGTTTTTGACATGGATCCACACAGTGCTGCGGGTCCGGATGGCTTCTGTGGTAGGTTCTATCATGCTTGCTGGAGTATCATTAAGCAGGATATCTGGGAGGCTGTTAGGAATTTCTTTGTGGCTTCCTATCTTCCAACGGGTTGCAACTCCAATACTTTGATTCTCATTCCGAAGAAAGAGACGGTGAATTCTGTTGCTGATCTGAGGCCTATTGTGCTTTCGAACTTCCTTTTCAAAATCATTTCAAAAGTTTTGGCCACGAGACTGAGCGGTGTGGCGGCGGAGATGGTTTCCAAGCATCAGTATGGTTTTGTTCGCGGTCGTTCCATTCATGACTGCATTATGCTTGGTTCTGAGGGAGTGAATTGCCTCAAGCGTTCTCATGGGGGGGTTAACATGGCTTGTAAGATTGATATCAGAAAGGCTTTTGATACCTTACGTTGGGATTTTCTTCTTAAGGTTTTGCGAGCTGGAGGCTACTCTGAAACTTTCATCAGATGGATTGCTATTATTCTTCGTTCTGCAAGACTTTCAATTCTTTATAACAGCAATCTTTGTGGTTATTTTCAGTGTTCTAGAGGCGTCAGGCAGGGGGATCCTTTGTCCCCAATTTTATTTGGAATTGCTGAAGATGTGCTCAGTGTCCTCTTCCAGAATTGTGTTGATTCTGGTAATCTTGTTCCAATGAAATTGACCAGAGGTACTGCTTTCCCTACTCATCTCCTTTATGCAGATGATATTTTGGTGTTTGGTCGTGCAACGACTGCGAATGCTCGTAAGATCACTCATATTTTGGAGTTTTATGGCTCTATCTCGGGTCAGATCTGTTCTATGGAGAAATCTCACGTTTATTTTGGGGACAAGACTCCTAACAGGTTGAGACGTCAtatcattaatattttaaatttcaggaAGGGTTCTCTGCCATTCAATTATCTGGGCGTGCCTATTTTCTCTGGGAGGGTCAAAGCCTCTTTCTTGCGTGCAATTCATGATCGGATTATTCTCAAGTTTGCCAGATGGAAGGGCATGCAGCTTTCTATGGCTGGTAGAATTTGTTTGGTGAAGTCTGTGATTCAGAGTTCTATTACGCATTCTATGATGGTGTATCGCTGGCCGAGAAGTCTCATTAAGGACCTGGATTTGAAGTGTCGGAATTTTATCTGGACTGGCGATGTTTCCAAGAGACCCAGCTGCCCGGTTAGTTGGGCGAGGGTGTGTGCTATTAAGGAGGAGGGTGGTCTTGGAATTCGTTCATTTGATATTATGAACAAGAGCTACTTGATGAAGATGGCGTGGAACATTATTGGTGGGCATTGTTTCAGTCATCAGATTATGCGCAGTAGATATTTGACGCCGCTTTGTCGTCCTACCAAGGCGGCGGCGTCTTCGATTTGGTTGGGCTTGAGGCAGGAAATCCCTGAGTTACTTGATGAGGCTTATTGTTATGTGGGTGCAGGAACTTCGATCAATTTTTGGAAAGATGATTGGCTTGGTTACTCTCTTGTGAAGCGCTGTGGTGTCTCGGATTTCCTTTTGGAGACGCTGACTTGCTCAGTGGCGGATTATTATTATGAGGGGATCTGGCATTTCACTCAAAACTTTTTAAATGTCTTCCCGGAAATCATTTGTGATATCCTGCTTCTTCCTGTAGGGGAGGGTTCGGATGATAGGTTTTGGAAAAGTTCTGTGCATGGTACGGTCTCTGCTGCCGCAGCTTTCTCAAAACGCTGTCATGGGTTTCCTATTGTTAAGTGGGGTTCTTGGATTTGGGAAAATTTCATCCCGGTTAGACGTTCGTTGCTTTGTTGGAGGCTGATTCATAACCGATTACCTACTTTCGATTGCCTCATTAAGCAAGGATTGATTTTGCctaatttttgttgtttttgctatAGGAGTGGGGAGTCTATCGATCATCTTTTCTGGCAATGCAGCGAGCTTAGACATGTTTGGGAGGAGTTCTTGAACTGGTTTAATTTTAATGGTGAGCATGTTGATATCCATGGTTTCTTAGTTGCAGCGTGGAATCATAAGCCTAGCTCTCAAGTTCTGACGTACTGGAAGGCTGGTATTATTTATCTTCTTTGGGCTATTTGGCATCAAAGAAACGAGTGTGTGTTCAAAGGGAAGGTTTATAGCAGTCAGCGGTTGCTTCAACACATTAGGGTTGCTTTTAAAGAAGTTGAAGCTAACTTCAGCAAGTTGGGTTGTATGAATAACAGTTGGTCGGATTATTTGATTATTAGGAGGATTGGGGTGGCGACTAGAGCTTCGCCGCCTCCTATTTTTGTGAATGTGCATTGGTGGCCCCCGATTCTACAGTGGATTAAGGTCAATACTGATGGCTCCACTTTAGGAGCTCCGGGGAAGATCGCTGCGGGCGGGGTATTTCGGGATAATCACGGTTGTGTCCGTGGGTGTTTTCATCAAGATGGCGGCAAAGGgtttgcctttgaagcggagCTTCTTGCGGTCATTCTCGCGATTCAAATTGCGCATGAGAGGAACTGGCGGTTTTTGTGGGTGGAATCAGATTCTACTTATATTGTGAATCTTTTTGGAAGTCGGGATTATTTGGTGCCGTGGCGCTTCGTCGCGGCTTGGAAGAAGACCTTAGGTTTGCTTAGAGATTTCAATTTGCAGGTTACTCATATTTACAGGGAGGGTAATAAGCCGGCGGATATTATGGCAAGCGAGGTGGTGCCAAATGGTTGGTGGCTCCATGCGATTGAGGCTATCAAGACGGCGGTTGGTCTTGACATGGCTTCTCACAGCCACGTTCGTTTACGTTATTGA
- the LOC131013280 gene encoding pentatricopeptide repeat-containing protein At4g21705, mitochondrial-like translates to MFQAYSQSTAIGSPRMFPALSRSSLLRLYSRPRKLIAFRKSPSCNISAAATPVEFSPKFSASRIRNLFSRISPLRKDHDVVQVLDQWVAEGRKIHYQEFQRIIRDLRSRRRFSQALQVSEWISCNGVCKMSPGDCAVHLDLVGVVRGCEAAKSYFSNLCDQDKNEKTYGAMLNCYVREGVLTKALLHLQRMKDMGYGSSAITYNSIMVLYKKAGQLEKIPEILSEMRKNGVAPNSFSYKMCLSSFGERSDLGGMEKLLDEMESLTDISFDWSTYSMAAFQFIKADEKEKALAYMKKAEEKLDKDAIGYNHLISLYAHLGQKDEMMRLWALQKFVCKKQINRDYITMLGSLVKLGELEEAKAVLDDWTCSCHTYDFRVPNILLIGYCQRGLPDKSEAMLREIIKRGEIPTPNSWSIIATGYLDNSNPGKALECMKRAVAAKEGNDKWMPKADQVARLLEWLGEEGEIQEVEAFVWQLKTVMPVKTEMYHTLIKASVRVGKDAGWVLDQMRSDDIAVDDETQKLLCR, encoded by the exons ATGTTTCAAGCCTACTCGCAATCAACTGCAATTGGAAGTCCAAGAATGTTTCCAGCGTTAAGCAGATCAAGTTTGCTCCGATTGTATTCACGACCAAGAAAGTTGATCGCTTTTAGAAAATCACCCTCTTGCAACATTTCCGCAGCAGCTACTCCTGTCGAATTTTCACCAAAATTCTCGGCGTCAAGGATTAGAAATTTGTTTTCCAGAATCAGCCCCCTCAGGAAGGACCACGATGTTGTCCAGGTGCTCGATCAGTGGGTTGCCGAGGGTAGAAAAATCCATTACCAGGAATTCCAACGTATAATTCGCGATCTGCGGAGCCGCAGACGATTCTCGCAGGCTCTTCAG GTCTCAGAGTGGATTAGTTGTAATGGTGTATGTAAAATGTCCCCAGGTGATTGTGCTGTCCATTTGGATCTGGTTGGTGTTGTCCGCGGATGTGAAGCTGCGAAGAGCTACTTTAGTAACTTATGCGACCAAGACAAGAACGAAAAGACGTATGGTGCTATGTTGAACTGTTATGTGAGAGAAGGCGTCTTAACGAAAGCCCTTCTCCATCTGCAGAGAATGAAAGACATGGGATATGGCTCATCGGCTATTACTTACAACAGCATCATGGTCCTGTACAAGAAAGCAGGTCAGCTTGAGAAAATTCCTGAGATTCTCTCGGAAATGAGGAAGAACGGTGTGGCTCCTAACAGTTTCAGTTACAAAATGTGCTTGAGTTCTTTCGGTGAGAGATCTGATCTTGGTGGCATGGAGAAGCTTCTAGATGAGATGGAGTCACTAACTGACATTTCCTTTGATTGGAGCACGTATTCTATGGCTGCCTTTCAGTTCATAAAAGCAGACGAGAAGGAGAAGGCGCTTGCTTATATGAAGAAGGCGgaagagaagctcgataaagATGCTATAGGCTATAATCACTTGATCTCACTCTATGCCCACCTAGGGCAGAAAGATGAAATGATGAGGTTGTGGGCTTTACAGAAATTTGTATGCAAAAAGCAAATCAACAGAGACTATATCACCATGTTGGGCTCTCTGGTAAAGCTTGGAGAGCTCGAAGAAGCCAAGGCCGTGCTAGATGACTGGACTTGTTCTTGCCACACATACGACTTCAGAGTGCCGAACATACTCCTGATCGGGTATTGTCAGAGGGGTCTCCCCGATAAATCTGAGGCAATGCTTCGGGAAATTATCAAAAGGGGAGAAATTCCAACTCCCAACAGCTGGTCCATCATTGCTACGGGATATCTGGATAACAGCAATCCAGGGAAGGCTTTGGAATGCATGAAACGAGCAGTGGCTGCAAAAGAAGGCAATGACAAATGGATGCCGAAGGCTGATCAGGTTGCGAGGTTGCTAGAGTGGCTTGGCGAGGAAGGAGAGATTCAAGAAGTGGAAGCTTTTGTATGGCAGCTTAAGACGGTGATGCCGGTGAAAACAGAAATGTACCATACCTTGATTAAAGCGAGTGTAAGAGTGGGTAAAGATGCTGGTTGGGTTTTGGATCAAATGCGAAGTGATGATATCGCTGTTGATGATGAAACGCAGAAGTTGCTTTGCAGATGA